A region from the Palaemon carinicauda isolate YSFRI2023 chromosome 16, ASM3689809v2, whole genome shotgun sequence genome encodes:
- the LOC137654930 gene encoding uncharacterized protein → MKTFMLSLLLVAMVYYFYAEAIPAPAPAEEPLLLSSLADASREKRQAPAGKFAANIGRCCGCPTRTTTIIVTTIIISGVKEECCPCTGVSAIQPSQVEK, encoded by the exons ATGAAGACCTTCATGCTCTCCCTCTTGTTGGTGGCCATGGTCTACTACTTCTACGCTGAGGCAATACCTGCTCCTGCTCCAGCTGAG GAACCCCTGTTGCTCTCGTCTCTGGCCGACGCCTCGCGAGAAAAGCGACAAGCCCCAGCAGGCAAATTTGCTGCCAATATCGGGCGGTGCTGCGGTTGTCCTACCAGGACCACCACGATCATCGTTACCACAATCATCATTAGCGGTGTGAAAGAGGAATGCTGTCCTTGCACAGGTGTGAGCGCTATTCAACCTTCTCAAGTTGAGAAGTAA